A portion of the Lolium rigidum isolate FL_2022 chromosome 1, APGP_CSIRO_Lrig_0.1, whole genome shotgun sequence genome contains these proteins:
- the LOC124667075 gene encoding peptide methionine sulfoxide reductase A5-like: MARASSAAAAVAFLWALALLAAAASGARLPGRAVEGAQQRVGGGPTATAVFALGSFWRSEAAFGCLPGVLRTSVGYAGGSKANPEYRNLADHAECVKVEYNPRLIQYKQLLDVFWASHDPREVFGQGPDVGNQYRSVIFTNGTLEARLAGLSKEREQGKDRSSVITTEIHPVGAFYPAEPEHQKFELKRKPFLVQLIGNLPEEELQSSTLAAKLNAYAADLCPPKTQKRISSKIDEIAKKGWPILRDI; the protein is encoded by the exons ATGGCCCgcgcgtcctccgccgccgccgctgtagcCTTCCTATGGGCGCTCGCCCTCCTCGCAGCGGCGGCCTCGGGCGCGCGCCTCCCCGGCCGCGCCGTCGAGGGCGCGCAGCAGCGGGTAGGCGGGGGCCCAACGGCCACCGCCGTGTTCGCGCTGGGAAGCTTCTGGCGGTCGGAGGCGGCGTTCGGCTGCCTCCCCGGCGTGCTCCGCACCTCCGTCGGCTACGCCGGCGGCTCCAAGGCCAACCCCGAGTACCGCAACCTCGCCGACCACGCCGAGTGCGTCAAg GTTGAATATAATCCCCGGTTGATTCAGTACAAGCAGCTTCTCGATGTGTTCTGGGCAAGTCACGATCCACGCGAGGTCTTCGGACAAGGACCTGATGTTGGCAACCAGTATAG ATCCGTCATTTTCACAAATGGAACCCTCGAGGCTAGATTGGCTGGTCTTAGCAAAGAAAGAGAACAAGGCAAGGACCGCAGCAGTGTTATCACCACAGAGATCCATCCAGTGGGGGCATTTTATCCAGCTGAACCAGAACATCAG AAATTTGAGCTGAAGCGCAAGCCTTTCCTCGTGCAATTGATCGGTAACCTGCCAGAGGAGGAACTCCAGTCATCAACACTAGCTGCGAAGCTGAATGCATATGCTGCAGATCTCTGCCCTCCAAAGACCCAGAAGAGGATAAGCTCCAAGATTGACGAGATTGCTAAGAAAGGCTGGCCCATCCTAAGAGACATTTAA
- the LOC124703710 gene encoding pentatricopeptide repeat-containing protein At2g35030, mitochondrial-like — MAAALRRIRSPRLRLGASFPYHSAAGDSNHVQDPNRRIADLAAAGRVSDARSLFDRTADRDVVSWTALVAAYARHGMLQDARALFERPDARRNVVTWTALLSGYARARCIDEARALFERMPERNAVSWNTMLEAYTSAGRLDDACALFNSMPVRDAGSWNILLAALVRSGIMDKARKLFERMPERSVMSWTTMVSGIARSGSVDEARALFNAMPERNVVSWNAMISGYARNCRIDEALDLFMNMPMRDVASWNIMITGFIQNKDLNRAKELFDKMPTRNVVTWTTMMNGCLQGNESETALQLFNGMLIDGIRPNQVTFLGAVDACSNLAGLSEGQQVHQMICKTSFQFDTFIESTLMKLYAKCGEIRLARKVFDLSREKDVVSWNGMIAAYAHHGRGVEAIALYGKMQENGYKPNDVTYVGLLSACSHSGLVDQGLRIFEYLAKDISIAVRDEHYTCLIDLCSRAGRLDDAKRLIHGLKLKPKSSTVWNALLGGCNAHGNESIGDLAARHLLEAEPDNAGTYTLLCNIYASAGKWKEAAKIRSEMNDRGLKKQPGCSWIELANKVHVFVARDKSHNEYGSINSMLQGIHHMMRMGGTVPRDYMQLTNEELVDRII; from the coding sequence ATGGCGGCCGCGCTGCGCCGCATCCGCTCACCGCGGCTCCGCCTCGGTGCCAGCTTCCCTTACCACAGCGCCGCCGGTGACTCCAATCATGTCCAGGACCCGAACCGCCGCATCGCGGACCTAGCCGCCGCTGGGCGCGTCTCGGACGCCCGCAGCCTATTCGACCGAACGGCGGACCGGGACGTGGTATCCTGGACGGCGCTGGTCGCGGCGTACGCGCGCCACGGTATGCTCCAGGACGCCAGGGCCCTGTTCGAGCGCCCCGACGCGCGCCGGAACGTGGTCACCTGGACGGCGCTCCTCTCCGGCTACGCCAGAGCCCGCTGCATCGACGAGGCGAGGGCGCTGTTCGAGCGGATGCCGGAGAGGAACGCTGTCTCATGGAACACGATGCTGGAGGCGTACACCTCCGCCGGCCGCTTGGATGACGCGTGCGCTCTGTTCAACAGTATGCCTGTAAGGGACGCCGGTTCCTGGAACATCCTTCTGGCCGCGCTTGTACGATCGGGGATCATGGATAAGGCGCGGAAGCTGTTTGAGAGAATGCCAGAGAGGAGCGTCATGTCATGGACAACAATGGTCTCCGGCATTGCTCGGAGTGGAAGTGTTGACGAGGCTCGGGCGCTGTTTAATGCCATGCCAGAGAGGAATGTCGTGTCTTGGAATGCCATGATCTCTGGATACGCACGAAACTGCAGGATCGATGAAGCTCTTGATTTGTTCATGAACATGCCCATGAGGGACGTTGCTTCTTGGAATATTATGATCACCGGTTTTATCCAGAACAAGGATTTGAACAGGGCAAAAGAACTCTTTGATAAGATGCCTACAAGGAATGTAGTCACCTGGACTACTATGATGAATGGCTGCTTGCAAGGTAATGAGAGCGAAACTGCCCTACAGTTATTCAATGGTATGCTCATTGATGGGATCAGACCAAATCAGGTGACATTTCTGGGTGCTGTTGATGCGTGCAGCAATCTTGCCGGACTTAGCGAAGGGCAGCAGGTGCATCAGATGATATGCAAAACATCATTTCAGTTTGATACTTTTATCGAGTCCACCCTCATGAAATTATATGCCAAATGTGGAGAAATCAGATTGGCAAGAAAGGTGTTTGATCTCTCAAGGGAGAAGGATGTAGTCTCTTGGAACGGGATGATTGCAGCATATGCACATCATGGACGTGGTGTAGAAGCTATAGCATTGTATGGCAAGATGCAAGAAAATGGATATAAGCCTAATGATGTCACATATGTGGGATTGCTCTCAGCATGCAGCCACTCTGGTTTGGTCGACCAAGGGCTTAGGATCTTTGAATATCTGGCAAAGGATATCTCCATTGCAGTGCGGGATGAACATTACACCTGCTTGATTGATCTTTGTAGCCGAGCTGGACGACTTGATGACGCAAAAAGATTAATTCACGGTCTTAAGCTTAAGCCTAAATCAAGTACTGTCTGGAATGCCCTTCTAGGAGGTTGTAATGCACATGGAAATGAAAGTATCGGTGATTTGGCAGCTAGGCATCTCTTAGAAGCAGAACCTGATAATGCTGGAACTTACACTCTCTTATGTAACATTTATGCTTCTGCTGGTAAGTGGAAAGAAGCAGCAAAGATTCGGTCTGAGATGAATGATAGAGGACTAAAGAAACAACCAGGATGTAGTTGGATTGAGCTGGCAAATAAGGTCCATGTATTTGTAGCACGTGACAAGTCCCATAATGAGTATGGCTCAATCAATAGTATGCTGCAAGGTATTCATCACATGATGAGGATGGGTGGCACTGTTCCCAGGGACTATATGCAGCTTACAAATGAGGAGCTAGTGGATCGTATAATTTGA